A stretch of Mucilaginibacter terrae DNA encodes these proteins:
- a CDS encoding toprim domain-containing protein produces the protein MSVLNAQELKQQASIVTLLHHLGYNPVPHRGRENMYHSMLREGDSIPSFAVNDDLGVWFDHGTGKGGNIIDFGMAYWPDLEFKEVVAKIQQVLSIKPSEPKAVGSNSGRQRRPVKIPNYVVEEIKAIGTHPAVTGYLKSRGIWDVAKRCLSEVYYYVEDNKGMRKHFFAAGWQNEMSGWEVRNKYFKGCLGHKAITFIPGDEKRAVLFEGFINYLSWKLENPTSVESVIVLNSLSMLKAGIGKAKAFSTLDLFFDRDNQGLAATRDFIKALPYATDRSARYHGFNDYNDKITAALCLPVYNASQTTGVLAPQAPKFRR, from the coding sequence ATGTCCGTTTTAAATGCACAAGAGTTGAAGCAGCAGGCTTCAATTGTCACCTTGCTCCACCATTTGGGGTACAATCCGGTCCCGCACCGTGGGCGGGAAAACATGTACCACAGTATGCTCAGGGAGGGCGACAGCATCCCTTCCTTTGCTGTTAATGACGACCTCGGTGTCTGGTTCGACCACGGCACGGGAAAAGGTGGTAACATCATCGATTTCGGCATGGCCTACTGGCCAGATCTGGAATTTAAGGAGGTAGTTGCCAAGATCCAGCAGGTATTATCTATCAAGCCGTCCGAACCCAAAGCTGTAGGGAGCAACTCCGGGAGGCAACGCCGCCCCGTGAAGATCCCGAATTACGTCGTCGAAGAGATCAAGGCCATCGGGACGCATCCCGCCGTGACTGGTTATCTGAAAAGCCGGGGCATTTGGGATGTCGCCAAAAGATGCCTGTCTGAAGTTTACTATTATGTGGAAGATAATAAAGGGATGCGTAAACATTTCTTTGCTGCAGGCTGGCAAAACGAAATGTCAGGCTGGGAGGTCCGTAACAAATATTTTAAAGGGTGCCTCGGTCACAAAGCGATAACCTTCATTCCTGGCGACGAAAAGAGGGCCGTGCTCTTCGAAGGGTTTATCAATTACCTGAGCTGGAAGCTGGAAAATCCAACCTCCGTTGAAAGCGTGATCGTGCTGAATTCACTGTCAATGCTGAAAGCGGGGATCGGCAAGGCCAAAGCCTTTTCCACCCTTGATCTCTTTTTTGACCGGGATAACCAGGGACTTGCTGCAACCCGCGACTTCATCAAAGCCTTACCTTACGCTACGGACAGGTCCGCGCGCTATCATGGCTTTAATGACTACAATGACAAAATTACCGCAGCGTTATGCCTGCCGGTTTACAATGCCAGTCAGACTACGGGGGTATTGGCTCCGCAGGCTCCGAAGTTCAGGCGCTGA
- a CDS encoding plasmid transfer protein — translation MPGTYAVYKGLQKPLVFKGFQGKYIYWGLASLLCGLVSGALLMSLVSMWLGAFALVACITGGLLFTSQRQKGGLHSKRRDTQILILNRYGRKKII, via the coding sequence ATGCCCGGAACCTATGCTGTTTACAAGGGGCTTCAAAAGCCCCTTGTCTTCAAAGGATTCCAGGGTAAGTACATCTATTGGGGCCTGGCGTCCCTGTTATGCGGCCTTGTTTCAGGGGCGCTCCTCATGTCGCTGGTCAGCATGTGGCTCGGTGCCTTTGCCCTGGTGGCTTGCATCACCGGCGGCCTGCTGTTCACCTCGCAACGGCAAAAAGGCGGGCTTCATTCCAAGCGCCGCGACACGCAGATCCTCATTCTCAACCGCTATGGCCGCAAAAAAATTATTTAA
- a CDS encoding plasmid mobilization protein, with translation MQTLRVFIVPILTYWYLQRPCFFNGKMSFCRTKFRFAEIFSIQKESCPSGEEMKNSQLIFLMAEFKNLTGRPKKEGERRSKKIDARFTQTEYELVLAMEKSLGITKTELVRLRVLNGSRRMLMNTKELISQMDALGAEMGRIGNNINQFAKHANIMRMSGDVPVYVLEKFNSLFGQYLDVQQRLETVFRKVIRLAGK, from the coding sequence ATGCAAACCCTTCGGGTTTTTATTGTTCCAATATTGACATATTGGTATCTCCAACGCCCTTGTTTTTTCAACGGCAAGATGTCTTTTTGTCGGACAAAATTCCGCTTCGCAGAAATTTTTTCCATCCAAAAAGAATCTTGCCCCTCCGGGGAGGAGATGAAAAATTCGCAACTCATTTTTCTAATGGCTGAATTTAAAAACTTGACCGGGAGGCCGAAGAAGGAAGGCGAACGGCGCAGTAAGAAGATCGATGCCCGCTTCACGCAAACGGAGTATGAGTTGGTGCTCGCTATGGAGAAGTCCCTCGGGATCACGAAAACGGAATTGGTTCGTTTGCGCGTTTTGAACGGTTCCAGGCGAATGTTGATGAACACGAAGGAATTGATCAGCCAAATGGACGCGTTAGGGGCGGAGATGGGCCGTATCGGCAATAATATCAATCAGTTTGCCAAACATGCCAATATTATGCGGATGAGCGGTGATGTTCCCGTTTATGTTTTAGAGAAATTCAATTCGCTTTTCGGGCAATATCTCGATGTGCAGCAGCGCCTCGAGACCGTTTTCAGAAAGGTGATCCGGCTCGCCGGCAAATAA
- a CDS encoding ParA family protein, with product MITIIGNQKGGVGKSTLAVLAANYLTIERGATATIIDMDYQQSVSQKYEKAKVLENDEPYEVFPATLESYPILSSVLHRNASHAILIDLPGKLDDDGLLPVFESADLVICPFAYDEFTYQSTVLFTVVLKKINPKIEIVFVPNRIKANAKFEIMTEVNAQLQKLGQITAPIPDRVDFQRITTVYTPVSLVPVVYPVFEQIFEARLWKK from the coding sequence ATGATCACCATCATTGGAAACCAGAAAGGAGGGGTCGGCAAAAGCACCCTGGCCGTACTGGCCGCAAACTACCTTACCATCGAACGGGGGGCGACCGCCACGATCATTGACATGGACTACCAGCAGTCTGTCTCCCAGAAATATGAGAAAGCCAAAGTGTTGGAAAACGACGAACCCTACGAGGTTTTTCCTGCCACACTGGAAAGTTATCCCATCCTGAGCAGCGTCCTGCACCGGAATGCGTCACACGCGATATTGATCGACCTGCCCGGCAAACTGGATGACGACGGCCTCTTACCTGTTTTTGAATCTGCCGACCTGGTGATCTGCCCATTCGCGTATGACGAGTTTACTTACCAGTCTACGGTACTGTTTACCGTTGTCCTCAAAAAGATTAACCCGAAGATCGAGATCGTCTTCGTACCTAACCGGATCAAGGCCAATGCCAAATTCGAGATCATGACGGAAGTCAACGCGCAGCTGCAGAAGCTGGGGCAGATTACCGCACCCATTCCTGACCGGGTGGATTTCCAGCGGATCACTACCGTTTATACGCCCGTATCCCTGGTACCGGTGGTGTACCCTGTTTTTGAACAGATTTTTGAAGCACGTTTATGGAAAAAATGA
- a CDS encoding relaxase/mobilization nuclease domain-containing protein, with protein sequence MCGFSALQGLGNLRPQDYINYLKLVSSTNGRVEKAQFHAVISGKGRMYGQDDLTAVAKLWMEKMGYGSQPYLAVFHGDTDNNHIHLISTRIGKDGKKISSAFENRRAVHALQEVLGYHFALQYNLSTKAQFYLLLESRGYLGRNYNPSKLDAHIAGYKPDKVRMGQLRELLILHKDDPAFTDILKTRYQVELIFHAADGKAPYGYTILDHGTQQVFKGSEVLSLKYLGEGVREKVATPTATMPVNETSLPASYVGPVWIADDVDDEAVLGMKRRRKGKARKNTR encoded by the coding sequence GTGTGCGGTTTCAGTGCACTGCAAGGCCTCGGGAACCTGCGGCCTCAGGATTACATCAACTATCTCAAACTGGTTTCTTCTACGAACGGACGGGTCGAGAAAGCCCAGTTCCACGCCGTCATTTCCGGCAAAGGAAGAATGTACGGGCAGGATGATTTGACGGCCGTTGCAAAGCTTTGGATGGAAAAGATGGGCTATGGGTCACAACCGTACCTTGCTGTTTTTCATGGCGATACCGACAATAACCATATCCACCTGATCTCTACCCGAATAGGCAAGGACGGTAAAAAGATCAGCAGCGCCTTTGAGAACAGGAGAGCCGTTCATGCCTTGCAGGAAGTTCTGGGCTACCACTTTGCACTTCAATATAACCTGAGTACCAAAGCGCAGTTTTACCTATTGCTGGAAAGCCGGGGTTATTTAGGCAGAAATTATAACCCTTCGAAGCTGGATGCGCATATAGCCGGTTACAAACCCGATAAGGTCAGAATGGGCCAACTCAGGGAGTTGCTCATTCTGCACAAGGACGATCCGGCTTTTACGGATATTCTGAAAACACGGTACCAGGTCGAATTGATATTTCACGCTGCCGATGGCAAAGCGCCTTACGGATACACCATTTTAGATCATGGTACGCAACAGGTTTTTAAAGGCAGCGAAGTGTTGTCGCTGAAATACCTCGGGGAGGGCGTTCGGGAAAAGGTCGCTACGCCAACAGCTACTATGCCAGTAAATGAAACATCGCTCCCTGCTTCTTATGTGGGGCCGGTGTGGATCGCTGATGACGTGGACGATGAAGCCGTACTGGGCATGAAGCGCCGCCGTAAAGGCAAGGCCAGAAAAAACACCCGTTAA
- a CDS encoding DUF4134 family protein, with protein MRAIIAFCLWVTGMPALAQPGIAEMQQARHELVNTYFSAFDCALVLATLFGLFGAVTIYKNWQDGKHHIDAAVSGWFYAAIFVLLSGIFLRALFGI; from the coding sequence ATGAGAGCGATCATTGCCTTTTGCTTATGGGTAACCGGTATGCCCGCCCTCGCACAGCCCGGTATCGCGGAAATGCAGCAGGCACGGCACGAGCTCGTGAATACTTATTTTTCGGCCTTTGACTGTGCCCTGGTGCTGGCCACCCTGTTCGGGCTATTCGGTGCGGTTACCATTTACAAGAACTGGCAGGATGGAAAACATCATATTGATGCCGCCGTTTCCGGCTGGTTCTATGCTGCTATTTTCGTTTTATTATCCGGTATTTTCTTGAGGGCGTTGTTCGGTATCTGA
- a CDS encoding plasmid transfer protein, with product MKNLILVTALFLCGMGGAVAQTDGGVPAADTKTLEFLQGDGVYESGVMVFLNGLKESVWSHFDLFITDAKALAAIFMIIFFAIKSYEMMVGDKQLEVMPLLRPFGLAMIILWWGPFVKMVAFPTDLVANQTEQMFMSEQTIVNNLRLNRADLMLKVANSLYTFQAQTEVAEKESDTWYGQAWDSVTSTVKEGISTVVTPLLELKARLTVGLQLLITQLLELAGIWILRLAVYIVFMIQIIYSTILIILGPFAVAVSILPAFRDSFSTWVARFISVNLYSGIAYLIMYLCGLMQEYAMTSEISKYKELVGENGLNASIEKMAVFAGNGLLSFGTVIIVFLIGAICMFTVPSISTWIISTSGISSASSTFGRSAGTVYSSVKKVAGKVI from the coding sequence ATGAAAAATTTAATCTTAGTAACCGCATTGTTTCTTTGCGGTATGGGCGGTGCCGTTGCGCAGACCGATGGCGGTGTGCCCGCAGCCGATACCAAAACCCTCGAGTTCCTGCAGGGCGACGGTGTTTATGAAAGCGGGGTCATGGTCTTCCTGAACGGTTTAAAGGAATCGGTCTGGTCTCATTTCGACCTGTTCATCACCGATGCCAAGGCGCTGGCCGCCATTTTTATGATCATCTTCTTTGCGATAAAGTCCTACGAAATGATGGTCGGCGATAAACAGCTGGAGGTAATGCCTTTATTACGGCCGTTCGGCCTCGCGATGATCATTCTCTGGTGGGGGCCTTTCGTGAAGATGGTAGCCTTTCCGACCGACCTGGTCGCCAACCAGACGGAGCAGATGTTCATGAGCGAACAGACCATCGTCAATAACCTGCGATTGAACAGGGCTGACCTCATGTTGAAAGTGGCGAACTCCTTGTATACCTTTCAGGCGCAGACGGAAGTGGCCGAAAAGGAAAGCGATACCTGGTATGGCCAGGCCTGGGATTCGGTGACCAGTACGGTCAAGGAAGGGATCAGTACGGTAGTGACACCCTTGCTGGAATTGAAGGCAAGACTGACCGTCGGTTTGCAGCTGCTGATCACGCAGCTGCTTGAACTTGCGGGGATATGGATTTTGCGGCTGGCCGTCTACATCGTCTTTATGATCCAGATCATTTACTCGACCATTCTCATCATCCTTGGTCCCTTCGCTGTAGCGGTCAGCATCCTGCCTGCGTTCCGGGACAGCTTCAGCACCTGGGTCGCGCGGTTCATTTCCGTCAACCTTTATTCCGGCATTGCCTATCTCATCATGTACCTCTGCGGTCTGATGCAGGAATATGCCATGACCTCTGAGATCAGCAAATACAAAGAACTGGTCGGCGAAAACGGTTTGAATGCGAGCATCGAAAAGATGGCGGTATTCGCCGGAAACGGGTTGCTTTCCTTCGGGACCGTCATCATCGTTTTCCTGATCGGTGCGATCTGCATGTTCACCGTGCCCAGCATCTCTACCTGGATCATTTCCACATCGGGCATCAGTTCGGCCAGTTCTACTTTCGGCAGAAGTGCCGGAACGGTTTACAGTTCGGTCAAAAAGGTAGCGGGTAAGGTTATATAA
- the traK gene encoding conjugative transposon protein TraK, which produces MIIKNIEAKVRLATLVSVGSLIMAVLIVGINSIYAYRVVANARKSIYILDGDLPVLARQTDAQLNRPAEYRAHVNLYHSLFFSLTPDDKFMEYQMKKAMYLVDESGMKQYNDLKENGFFNSILSSSSVLTLQTDSVMLDAKRAYFRYYGKLKIDRRSSTVIRSLITEGYLKDIPRSDNNPHGVLIVNWKTLENKDLQDVAKNSL; this is translated from the coding sequence ATGATCATCAAAAACATTGAGGCCAAGGTTCGCCTGGCTACCCTCGTTTCCGTCGGTAGCCTGATCATGGCCGTTCTCATTGTCGGGATCAATAGTATTTATGCTTACCGGGTAGTTGCCAACGCCCGGAAAAGCATCTATATCCTTGACGGCGACCTACCCGTTCTGGCCAGGCAGACCGATGCCCAATTGAACAGGCCCGCCGAATACCGGGCGCATGTGAACCTCTATCATAGCCTGTTCTTTTCCCTGACCCCTGACGATAAATTCATGGAGTACCAGATGAAAAAGGCCATGTATCTTGTTGATGAGTCCGGTATGAAGCAGTATAACGACCTCAAAGAGAATGGCTTTTTCAATTCTATCTTATCTTCAAGTTCAGTACTGACACTGCAAACCGATTCGGTTATGCTGGATGCAAAGCGTGCTTATTTCCGCTATTACGGTAAATTGAAAATAGACCGGCGAAGCTCGACGGTCATCAGGTCGCTGATCACGGAAGGGTATCTTAAGGACATACCCCGCAGCGATAATAACCCCCACGGGGTCCTCATCGTTAACTGGAAGACCCTCGAAAACAAAGACCTGCAGGATGTGGCCAAAAATTCACTCTAA
- a CDS encoding TraG family conjugative transposon ATPase: MAAKKLFNIPYAGIDKGADFDLLIGDAGELSVIIEMTNPVTRYAAHAAGYDEFHHLLNNVVKILGDGYLLQKHDVISRSAYHPGNAREYLQKQYNAHFGGREQLRISTYLTITKQVKKGAFYVYDFRAIQEFRQTVSKVLEILPDGKDLKEAGINQLVLLMLSMGFGQEVLSLNNLSPSATEIGMGDRAVRCISIVNTDQVDLPPAVSTFKELNDKDSIRGFPVDFLSFLFEVPGCDALVFHQLMEIPNQTVTLRKLEQKKKRHAGIPDPANQLCVEDIDLLLTDVARENQLLVNCHFGVLVAATPAMMPKATNFIESSLFQLGIIPSRNAYNQLELFRSALPGNGVELKDYDWFLTTCDAALCFFFKESLPVDEASDFLVRFTDRQGIPLGIDPADLPMRTGRINNRNKFVLGPSGSGKSFFMNALIEQYMLYNMDMVIVDTGHSYSGICSYYDGKYITYTDQTPITMNPFKISEAEYNIEKKDFLCTMIGVAWKGAEGNFSTVERDVIAQVISAYYSEYFTKNGELKFNTFYEFALVKIPEIKAQEKIPFDFDEFRYVLKKFYKGGEFGEILNKDADQSLFTEPFIVFEIDSIKNHKILFPMVTLIIMDVFLQKMRYRSDRRKTLVVEEAWKAIASPLMADYLLFMYKTVRKFWGEAIVVTQELGDIIGNAVVKDSIINNSDTICLLDQTKFKDNYQEIAALLSINETERRKIFTINQLDNTEGRGRFKEVYIRRGAVGEVYGVEVSLAQYLSYTTEKPEKRAVESYTSRYGSYPEGLDAFIADLRSSGKSLPDFISYVNQNMAS; encoded by the coding sequence ATGGCCGCAAAAAAATTATTTAATATCCCGTATGCCGGGATCGACAAGGGTGCGGATTTCGACCTGCTCATCGGCGATGCCGGGGAGCTTTCCGTGATCATTGAGATGACCAACCCGGTCACCCGTTATGCAGCTCATGCCGCAGGATACGATGAGTTTCATCACCTGCTGAACAACGTGGTGAAAATACTTGGGGATGGCTACCTGCTGCAAAAGCATGATGTGATCAGCCGCTCAGCCTATCATCCGGGGAATGCCCGTGAATACCTGCAAAAACAGTACAACGCACATTTTGGCGGCAGGGAACAGCTCCGCATTTCGACCTATCTGACCATCACCAAACAGGTTAAGAAGGGGGCTTTTTATGTGTATGACTTCCGGGCCATACAGGAGTTTCGTCAAACGGTATCCAAAGTGCTGGAGATCCTGCCCGACGGGAAAGACCTGAAAGAAGCCGGCATCAACCAGCTTGTCCTGCTCATGCTGAGCATGGGATTCGGTCAGGAGGTACTCTCCCTGAATAACCTTTCTCCATCTGCCACGGAGATTGGCATGGGGGACAGGGCGGTCCGCTGTATCAGCATCGTCAATACCGACCAGGTCGATCTGCCGCCGGCCGTCAGCACTTTTAAAGAATTGAACGATAAGGACAGTATCCGCGGCTTTCCGGTGGATTTTTTGTCGTTTCTTTTCGAGGTGCCGGGCTGCGATGCCCTGGTATTTCATCAGTTGATGGAAATACCTAACCAGACGGTGACGCTTCGGAAACTGGAGCAGAAAAAGAAACGGCATGCCGGTATTCCCGACCCTGCCAACCAGTTGTGCGTCGAGGATATTGACCTCCTGCTGACCGATGTCGCCCGGGAAAACCAATTGCTGGTCAATTGCCATTTCGGCGTTCTTGTCGCTGCTACACCGGCGATGATGCCGAAGGCCACCAATTTTATCGAAAGTTCACTCTTTCAGCTGGGCATTATCCCCAGCAGGAATGCCTATAATCAACTGGAGCTTTTCCGCAGTGCTTTGCCCGGGAATGGTGTGGAACTAAAAGACTATGACTGGTTCCTGACCACCTGTGATGCCGCACTCTGTTTCTTCTTCAAGGAGTCACTACCGGTAGACGAAGCGTCTGACTTCTTGGTTCGTTTTACCGACCGCCAGGGAATACCATTGGGGATCGACCCCGCCGACCTGCCGATGAGGACCGGGAGGATCAACAACCGCAATAAGTTCGTATTGGGCCCCAGCGGTTCCGGTAAAAGCTTTTTTATGAACGCGCTGATCGAACAGTACATGCTGTACAACATGGATATGGTCATCGTCGATACCGGCCATTCCTATTCCGGTATCTGTTCCTATTATGACGGCAAGTATATCACCTATACGGACCAGACGCCCATCACGATGAATCCCTTCAAAATATCGGAAGCGGAATATAATATCGAAAAGAAAGATTTTCTCTGCACCATGATCGGCGTGGCCTGGAAAGGGGCCGAGGGGAACTTCAGTACCGTGGAACGGGATGTGATCGCCCAGGTGATCTCTGCCTATTACAGCGAGTACTTTACCAAAAACGGGGAACTGAAATTCAATACATTCTATGAATTCGCCCTCGTGAAAATTCCCGAGATCAAAGCCCAGGAAAAGATACCTTTCGATTTTGATGAGTTCCGGTATGTGCTCAAGAAATTCTATAAGGGAGGGGAGTTCGGTGAAATTCTGAACAAGGATGCCGACCAGTCCCTGTTTACCGAGCCGTTTATCGTTTTCGAGATCGACTCCATCAAAAATCATAAGATCCTCTTCCCGATGGTCACGCTGATCATTATGGACGTATTCCTGCAAAAGATGCGCTACCGCTCGGACCGCAGGAAGACACTCGTGGTAGAAGAAGCATGGAAAGCCATAGCCAGCCCCCTAATGGCGGATTACCTGCTGTTTATGTACAAAACGGTACGTAAGTTTTGGGGCGAGGCCATCGTGGTGACCCAGGAACTCGGGGACATTATCGGCAACGCGGTCGTCAAAGACAGTATCATCAATAACTCAGACACGATATGCCTGCTCGACCAGACCAAATTCAAGGATAATTACCAGGAGATAGCGGCGCTTTTATCGATCAATGAAACGGAACGCCGTAAAATATTTACCATCAATCAACTGGACAATACCGAAGGGCGCGGCCGCTTTAAAGAGGTGTACATACGCCGCGGCGCGGTCGGGGAAGTGTACGGGGTAGAGGTTTCCCTTGCCCAGTACCTCAGTTACACGACGGAAAAGCCGGAAAAGCGCGCGGTTGAATCTTACACCAGCCGCTACGGTTCTTACCCGGAAGGCCTCGATGCCTTTATCGCGGATCTCCGGTCAAGCGGCAAATCATTACCGGATTTTATCAGTTACGTCAACCAAAATATGGCTTCATGA
- a CDS encoding DUF4134 domain-containing protein, protein MFTKTKKIWASLALLALAFPALAQSGVAGLNTATSTLKTYVDPVTNITLVIGGIVGIVGAIRVYSKWNSGDQDINKELMGWGGSCVFLVVSALVIKSFFGL, encoded by the coding sequence ATGTTTACCAAAACCAAAAAAATCTGGGCATCACTTGCCTTACTTGCCCTTGCTTTTCCTGCCCTTGCCCAAAGCGGCGTCGCCGGTCTGAATACCGCGACCTCTACCTTAAAGACCTACGTTGACCCGGTAACCAATATCACGCTGGTGATCGGTGGCATCGTCGGTATCGTCGGCGCCATCCGCGTGTATTCCAAATGGAACTCCGGCGACCAGGATATCAATAAGGAACTGATGGGCTGGGGTGGTTCCTGCGTGTTCCTCGTCGTGTCCGCGCTGGTCATCAAATCCTTCTTCGGCCTGTAA